A window of Lagopus muta isolate bLagMut1 chromosome 14, bLagMut1 primary, whole genome shotgun sequence contains these coding sequences:
- the KCNIP1 gene encoding Kv channel-interacting protein 1 isoform X3, giving the protein MTTVCHRPEGLEQLEAQTNFTKRELQVLYRGFKNECPSGVVNEETFKQIYAQFFPHGDASMYAHYLFNAFDTAQNGSVKFEDFVMALSILLRGTVHEKLRWTFNLYDINKDGYINKEEMMDIVKAIYDMMGKYTYPVLKEDAPRQHVEVFFQKMDKNKDGVVTLDEFIESCQEDDNIMRSLQLFENVM; this is encoded by the exons ATGACTACGGTGTGCCACAGACCCGAAGGCCTGGAACAGCTTGAAGCGCAAACCAATTTCACTAAAAGAGAGCTTCAAGTGCTTTACAGAGgatttaaaaat GAATGTCCTAGCGGGGTGGTTAATGAAGAGACGTTCAAACAGATCTATGCACagttttttcctcatggag ATGCTAGCATGTATGCACATTATCTCTTTAACGCGTTTGACACTGCACAGAATGGCTCAGTGAAGTTTGAG GACTTTGTGATGGCGTTGTCAATTCTGTTGCGGGGAACAGTTCATGAGAAGCTCAGATGGACGTTTAACCTTTATGACATAAATAAGGATGGCTATATAAACAAGGAG GAGATGATGGATATAGTAAAGGCAATTTATGATATGATGGGAAAGTACACATATCCCGTGCTGAAGGAAGATGCTCCAAGGCAGCACGTAGAAGTGTTCTTCCAG aaaatggaTAAAAACAAAGATGGTGTTGTAACTTTAGATGAGTTTATCGAATCGTGTCAGGAG GATGACAATATCATGCGGTCCTTGCAGCTCTTTGAGAACGTAATGTAA
- the KCNIP1 gene encoding Kv channel-interacting protein 1 isoform X2 — MGAVMGTFSSLQTKQRRPSKDPARWFYVYQRDKIEDELEMTTVCHRPEGLEQLEAQTNFTKRELQVLYRGFKNECPSGVVNEETFKQIYAQFFPHGDASMYAHYLFNAFDTAQNGSVKFEDFVMALSILLRGTVHEKLRWTFNLYDINKDGYINKEEMMDIVKAIYDMMGKYTYPVLKEDAPRQHVEVFFQKMDKNKDGVVTLDEFIESCQEDDNIMRSLQLFENVM; from the exons acCCCGCCCGATGGTTTTACGTGTATCAGAGAG ATAAAATTGAAGATGAATTAGAAATGACTACGGTGTGCCACAGACCCGAAGGCCTGGAACAGCTTGAAGCGCAAACCAATTTCACTAAAAGAGAGCTTCAAGTGCTTTACAGAGgatttaaaaat GAATGTCCTAGCGGGGTGGTTAATGAAGAGACGTTCAAACAGATCTATGCACagttttttcctcatggag ATGCTAGCATGTATGCACATTATCTCTTTAACGCGTTTGACACTGCACAGAATGGCTCAGTGAAGTTTGAG GACTTTGTGATGGCGTTGTCAATTCTGTTGCGGGGAACAGTTCATGAGAAGCTCAGATGGACGTTTAACCTTTATGACATAAATAAGGATGGCTATATAAACAAGGAG GAGATGATGGATATAGTAAAGGCAATTTATGATATGATGGGAAAGTACACATATCCCGTGCTGAAGGAAGATGCTCCAAGGCAGCACGTAGAAGTGTTCTTCCAG aaaatggaTAAAAACAAAGATGGTGTTGTAACTTTAGATGAGTTTATCGAATCGTGTCAGGAG GATGACAATATCATGCGGTCCTTGCAGCTCTTTGAGAACGTAATGTAA
- the KCNIP1 gene encoding Kv channel-interacting protein 1 isoform X5: MPAYSQLISDKIEDELEMTTVCHRPEGLEQLEAQTNFTKRELQVLYRGFKNECPSGVVNEETFKQIYAQFFPHGDASMYAHYLFNAFDTAQNGSVKFEDFVMALSILLRGTVHEKLRWTFNLYDINKDGYINKEEMMDIVKAIYDMMGKYTYPVLKEDAPRQHVEVFFQKMDKNKDGVVTLDEFIESCQEDDNIMRSLQLFENVM, translated from the exons ATAAAATTGAAGATGAATTAGAAATGACTACGGTGTGCCACAGACCCGAAGGCCTGGAACAGCTTGAAGCGCAAACCAATTTCACTAAAAGAGAGCTTCAAGTGCTTTACAGAGgatttaaaaat GAATGTCCTAGCGGGGTGGTTAATGAAGAGACGTTCAAACAGATCTATGCACagttttttcctcatggag ATGCTAGCATGTATGCACATTATCTCTTTAACGCGTTTGACACTGCACAGAATGGCTCAGTGAAGTTTGAG GACTTTGTGATGGCGTTGTCAATTCTGTTGCGGGGAACAGTTCATGAGAAGCTCAGATGGACGTTTAACCTTTATGACATAAATAAGGATGGCTATATAAACAAGGAG GAGATGATGGATATAGTAAAGGCAATTTATGATATGATGGGAAAGTACACATATCCCGTGCTGAAGGAAGATGCTCCAAGGCAGCACGTAGAAGTGTTCTTCCAG aaaatggaTAAAAACAAAGATGGTGTTGTAACTTTAGATGAGTTTATCGAATCGTGTCAGGAG GATGACAATATCATGCGGTCCTTGCAGCTCTTTGAGAACGTAATGTAA
- the KCNIP1 gene encoding Kv channel-interacting protein 1 isoform X4, which translates to MGAVMGTFSSLQTKQRRPSKDKIEDELEMTTVCHRPEGLEQLEAQTNFTKRELQVLYRGFKNECPSGVVNEETFKQIYAQFFPHGDASMYAHYLFNAFDTAQNGSVKFEDFVMALSILLRGTVHEKLRWTFNLYDINKDGYINKEEMMDIVKAIYDMMGKYTYPVLKEDAPRQHVEVFFQKMDKNKDGVVTLDEFIESCQEDDNIMRSLQLFENVM; encoded by the exons ATAAAATTGAAGATGAATTAGAAATGACTACGGTGTGCCACAGACCCGAAGGCCTGGAACAGCTTGAAGCGCAAACCAATTTCACTAAAAGAGAGCTTCAAGTGCTTTACAGAGgatttaaaaat GAATGTCCTAGCGGGGTGGTTAATGAAGAGACGTTCAAACAGATCTATGCACagttttttcctcatggag ATGCTAGCATGTATGCACATTATCTCTTTAACGCGTTTGACACTGCACAGAATGGCTCAGTGAAGTTTGAG GACTTTGTGATGGCGTTGTCAATTCTGTTGCGGGGAACAGTTCATGAGAAGCTCAGATGGACGTTTAACCTTTATGACATAAATAAGGATGGCTATATAAACAAGGAG GAGATGATGGATATAGTAAAGGCAATTTATGATATGATGGGAAAGTACACATATCCCGTGCTGAAGGAAGATGCTCCAAGGCAGCACGTAGAAGTGTTCTTCCAG aaaatggaTAAAAACAAAGATGGTGTTGTAACTTTAGATGAGTTTATCGAATCGTGTCAGGAG GATGACAATATCATGCGGTCCTTGCAGCTCTTTGAGAACGTAATGTAA
- the KCNIP1 gene encoding Kv channel-interacting protein 1 isoform X6, with protein MDPDKIEDELEMTTVCHRPEGLEQLEAQTNFTKRELQVLYRGFKNECPSGVVNEETFKQIYAQFFPHGDASMYAHYLFNAFDTAQNGSVKFEDFVMALSILLRGTVHEKLRWTFNLYDINKDGYINKEEMMDIVKAIYDMMGKYTYPVLKEDAPRQHVEVFFQKMDKNKDGVVTLDEFIESCQEDDNIMRSLQLFENVM; from the exons ATAAAATTGAAGATGAATTAGAAATGACTACGGTGTGCCACAGACCCGAAGGCCTGGAACAGCTTGAAGCGCAAACCAATTTCACTAAAAGAGAGCTTCAAGTGCTTTACAGAGgatttaaaaat GAATGTCCTAGCGGGGTGGTTAATGAAGAGACGTTCAAACAGATCTATGCACagttttttcctcatggag ATGCTAGCATGTATGCACATTATCTCTTTAACGCGTTTGACACTGCACAGAATGGCTCAGTGAAGTTTGAG GACTTTGTGATGGCGTTGTCAATTCTGTTGCGGGGAACAGTTCATGAGAAGCTCAGATGGACGTTTAACCTTTATGACATAAATAAGGATGGCTATATAAACAAGGAG GAGATGATGGATATAGTAAAGGCAATTTATGATATGATGGGAAAGTACACATATCCCGTGCTGAAGGAAGATGCTCCAAGGCAGCACGTAGAAGTGTTCTTCCAG aaaatggaTAAAAACAAAGATGGTGTTGTAACTTTAGATGAGTTTATCGAATCGTGTCAGGAG GATGACAATATCATGCGGTCCTTGCAGCTCTTTGAGAACGTAATGTAA